The Pseudomonas eucalypticola genome has a window encoding:
- a CDS encoding 23S rRNA (adenine(2030)-N(6))-methyltransferase RlmJ, translating into MNYRHAYHAGNHADVFKHLVLSRLIALMSRKEQPFAYLDTHAGIGLYDLRGDQASRTGEFLEGIARLWQADDLPALTADYMGLVRDMNPDGELRYYPGSPEVARRLTRAQDRVQLNEKHPQDGLLLKDNMKGDRRVAVHLGEGWHVPRALLPVPEKRAIMLIDPPFEQLDEMQRCAKALKEAVGRMRQTVAAIWYPVKDQRALKRFYQDLAGSGAPKLLRVELLVHPVDTPNSLNGSGLAIANPPWGLEEELLELLPWLAEKLGQSKGSWQMDWLIAE; encoded by the coding sequence ATGAACTATCGTCACGCCTACCACGCCGGCAACCACGCCGACGTTTTCAAACACTTGGTCCTGAGCCGCCTCATCGCCCTGATGTCGCGCAAGGAACAGCCGTTCGCCTATCTGGATACCCATGCGGGCATCGGCCTGTATGACCTGCGCGGTGACCAGGCCAGCCGTACCGGCGAGTTCCTGGAAGGTATCGCCCGCCTGTGGCAGGCCGATGACCTGCCGGCGCTGACCGCCGACTACATGGGCCTGGTGCGCGACATGAATCCCGATGGCGAGTTGCGCTACTACCCCGGCTCGCCGGAAGTGGCGCGCCGCCTGACGCGGGCCCAGGACCGCGTGCAGCTCAACGAAAAACACCCTCAGGATGGCCTGCTGCTCAAGGACAACATGAAGGGTGACCGCCGCGTGGCAGTCCACCTGGGTGAAGGCTGGCATGTGCCGCGGGCTCTGCTGCCGGTGCCGGAAAAACGCGCCATCATGCTGATAGACCCGCCGTTCGAGCAGCTGGACGAGATGCAGCGCTGCGCCAAGGCGCTGAAGGAAGCGGTGGGGCGCATGCGCCAGACCGTGGCGGCCATCTGGTACCCGGTGAAGGACCAGCGCGCCCTCAAGCGCTTCTACCAGGACCTGGCCGGCAGCGGCGCGCCGAAGCTGCTGCGCGTGGAACTGCTGGTGCACCCGGTGGACACCCCCAACAGCCTGAACGGCTCGGGCCTGGCGATTGCCAACCCACCGTGGGGGCTTGAGGAAGAATTGCTGGAGCTGTTGCCGTGGTTGGCCGAGAAGCTGGGCCAGAGCAAGGGCAGCTGGCAGATGGATTGGCTGATCGCCGAATGA
- the msrA gene encoding peptide-methionine (S)-S-oxide reductase MsrA: MVLRSEILVNKNVLPTAAQALPGRDTPMSVPTEHFVNGRPLTGPFPDGLEVAILGMGCFWGAERLLWQQPGVYTTAVGYAGGMTPNPTYEETCSGLTGHSEVVLVVFDPKETSYDALLKPFWESHNPTQGMRQGGDIGTQYRSVIFATTPAQLAAAEASKAAYQAELAKAGEGEITTEIAEAPAFYYAEAYHQQYLAKNPEGYCGLGGTGVCMPPWLNR; encoded by the coding sequence ATGGTTCTGCGTTCGGAGATTCTTGTGAACAAAAACGTCTTGCCTACCGCGGCCCAGGCACTGCCTGGCCGTGACACACCGATGAGCGTGCCAACCGAGCACTTCGTCAATGGCCGACCGCTGACCGGGCCGTTCCCCGATGGGCTGGAAGTGGCGATTCTGGGCATGGGCTGCTTCTGGGGCGCCGAGCGCCTGCTGTGGCAACAGCCCGGCGTGTACACCACCGCCGTGGGCTACGCGGGCGGCATGACGCCCAACCCTACCTACGAAGAGACCTGTTCGGGCCTGACCGGCCACAGCGAAGTGGTGCTGGTGGTATTCGACCCTAAAGAAACCAGCTATGACGCGCTGCTCAAGCCGTTCTGGGAGTCCCACAACCCGACCCAGGGCATGCGCCAGGGCGGGGACATCGGCACGCAGTACCGTTCGGTCATCTTCGCCACCACGCCGGCGCAACTGGCGGCTGCCGAAGCGAGCAAAGCAGCCTACCAGGCCGAGCTGGCCAAGGCCGGTGAAGGCGAAATCACCACCGAGATCGCCGAAGCGCCGGCTTTCTACTATGCCGAGGCGTACCACCAGCAATACCTGGCCAAGAACCCCGAGGGTTACTGCGGCCTGGGCGGCACCGGCGTATGCATGCCGCCATGGCTGAACCGCTGA
- a CDS encoding putative bifunctional diguanylate cyclase/phosphodiesterase gives MKSQPDAASRMAVEVVTQLPVPSRLGMLRFERLNEANWALLFLDPHCERQFGLPAADLCALVGSPYASLMEPEARYQLHDAIQLQLASKSHYLVRYTLHTVSGPLALLEVGEPYKQHNRQLLRGYLLVLEELSGDALLAGGDLATRHSHLQAALELNQHAQQEQLLHLERVRAQQNLILRLARQRYSTNEPLLEAAQLITRSACEIYDIGSASLWNLVEQRLESIAAYDAVKGEYRQPDAIDISGYPDYLEALQTSRAVDVNDTAFDPRTHEMAASLRARGINAILDASIRIDGQVVGVLCLEQTGDTRPWQSDEIAFAGELADQFAQVINNQNRRAATSALHLFQRAVEQSANAFLLVNCDGVVEYVNPSFTAITQYSTQEVHGQRLSQLPALENLSEILFDAPSSLANSNSWQGEFKSRRKNLEPYWGQLSISKVYGDNRELTHYIGIYEDITQSKLAQQRIERLAYTDNLTSLGNRPAFIRNLDERFARDSASPISLLLVDIDNFKRINDSLGHQTGDKLLISLARRLRNSLSPSGSLARFASNEFAVLLDDTDLESGYQTAVQVLKTLDKPMFVDNQLINVTGSVGLACAPLHGRDPQTLMKNAGLALHKAKANGKHQVQVFTEALNAEASYKLFVENNLRRALTQNELEVFYQPKLCLRSGRLLGMEALLRWNHPEKGMIRPDQFISVAEETGLIIPIGKWIARQACRMTKSLMAGGLGPLQVAINLSPKQFSDPDLVSSIANILKEEALDPALLELELTEGLLLEATDDTHQQLDQLKQLGLTLAMDDFGTGYSSLSYLKKFPIDIIKIDRSFIHEIPDNQDDMEITSAVIAMAHNLKLKVVAEGIETAEQLSFLRRHRCDVGQGYLFDRPIPSHELLRRLKRYPRGPMD, from the coding sequence ATGAAAAGCCAACCCGATGCCGCCAGCCGTATGGCGGTCGAGGTAGTGACGCAACTACCGGTGCCATCGCGCCTCGGTATGCTGCGTTTCGAACGGCTGAACGAAGCCAATTGGGCGCTTCTGTTCCTGGACCCCCACTGCGAGCGCCAATTCGGCCTGCCCGCCGCCGACCTGTGCGCGCTGGTCGGCTCGCCGTACGCCAGCCTCATGGAACCTGAAGCCCGCTATCAACTGCATGATGCGATTCAGCTTCAACTGGCGAGCAAATCCCACTACCTGGTACGTTACACGCTGCACACCGTCAGCGGCCCTCTGGCCCTGCTGGAAGTGGGCGAGCCTTATAAGCAGCACAACCGCCAGTTGCTGCGCGGCTACTTGCTGGTACTGGAAGAGTTGAGCGGTGACGCGCTGCTCGCCGGTGGCGACCTTGCCACCCGCCACAGCCACCTGCAGGCAGCCCTGGAACTGAACCAGCATGCACAGCAGGAACAACTTCTGCATCTGGAGCGCGTGCGCGCTCAGCAAAACCTTATCCTACGCCTGGCCCGCCAACGCTACAGTACCAACGAGCCCCTGCTGGAAGCGGCGCAACTGATTACCCGCAGCGCCTGCGAAATCTATGACATCGGCAGCGCCAGCCTGTGGAACCTGGTGGAACAGCGCCTGGAGTCCATTGCCGCCTACGACGCGGTTAAAGGCGAATACCGACAGCCGGATGCGATCGACATCAGCGGCTATCCCGACTACCTGGAAGCGCTGCAGACCAGCCGCGCCGTGGACGTCAACGACACCGCTTTCGACCCGCGCACCCACGAGATGGCCGCGAGCCTGCGCGCGCGCGGCATCAATGCCATCCTCGACGCCAGCATCCGCATCGACGGCCAGGTGGTCGGCGTGCTGTGCCTTGAACAGACTGGCGACACCCGGCCCTGGCAGTCCGACGAGATCGCCTTCGCCGGCGAACTTGCCGACCAGTTCGCCCAGGTCATCAACAACCAGAACCGCCGCGCCGCCACCAGTGCCCTGCACCTGTTCCAGCGCGCCGTGGAACAGAGCGCCAACGCCTTCCTGCTAGTCAATTGCGACGGCGTGGTGGAGTACGTGAACCCCAGCTTCACTGCCATCACCCAGTACAGCACCCAGGAAGTCCACGGCCAGCGCCTGTCTCAATTACCGGCACTGGAAAACCTCAGCGAAATACTCTTCGACGCCCCGTCGAGCCTGGCCAATAGCAACAGCTGGCAGGGCGAGTTCAAGAGCCGGCGCAAGAACCTGGAGCCCTACTGGGGGCAGCTGTCGATTTCCAAGGTGTACGGTGACAACCGCGAGCTCACCCACTACATCGGCATCTACGAAGACATTACTCAGAGCAAGCTGGCCCAACAGCGTATCGAACGCCTGGCTTACACCGACAACCTCACCAGCCTGGGCAACCGGCCGGCGTTCATTCGCAACCTGGACGAACGCTTTGCGCGCGACAGTGCCAGCCCTATCAGCCTGCTGTTGGTGGACATCGACAATTTCAAGCGCATCAACGACAGCCTCGGTCACCAGACCGGTGACAAGCTGCTCATCAGCCTGGCCCGACGCCTGCGCAACAGCTTGAGCCCCAGCGGCAGCCTGGCGCGTTTCGCCAGCAATGAATTCGCCGTGCTGCTGGATGACACTGACCTTGAAAGCGGCTACCAGACCGCCGTGCAGGTGCTCAAGACACTGGACAAGCCGATGTTCGTCGACAACCAGTTGATCAATGTCACCGGCTCCGTGGGCCTGGCCTGCGCGCCGCTGCATGGCCGCGACCCACAAACGCTGATGAAAAACGCAGGGCTGGCCCTGCACAAGGCCAAGGCCAACGGCAAGCACCAGGTGCAGGTATTCACCGAAGCCTTGAACGCCGAGGCCAGCTACAAACTGTTCGTGGAAAACAACCTGCGCCGCGCCCTGACCCAGAACGAGCTGGAGGTGTTCTATCAGCCCAAGCTGTGCCTGCGCAGCGGGCGCCTGCTGGGCATGGAAGCGCTGCTGCGCTGGAACCATCCGGAAAAAGGCATGATCCGCCCCGACCAGTTCATCAGCGTGGCCGAGGAAACCGGGCTGATCATTCCCATCGGCAAATGGATCGCCCGGCAGGCGTGCCGCATGACCAAAAGCCTGATGGCCGGCGGCCTCGGCCCACTGCAAGTGGCAATCAACCTGTCGCCCAAGCAGTTTTCCGACCCCGACCTGGTGTCGTCCATTGCCAACATCCTCAAGGAAGAAGCGCTCGACCCGGCGCTGCTGGAACTGGAACTCACCGAAGGCCTGCTGCTGGAAGCCACCGACGATACCCACCAGCAACTGGACCAGCTCAAGCAACTGGGCCTGACCCTGGCGATGGATGACTTCGGCACGGGGTACTCGTCGCTCAGCTACCTGAAGAAATTTCCGATTGACATCATCAAGATCGATCGCAGCTTCATTCATGAAATCCCCGATAACCAGGACGATATGGAGATCACCTCGGCGGTCATCGCCATGGCCCACAACCTCAAGCTGAAGGTCGTGGCAGAAGGTATCGAGACCGCAGAGCAGTTGAGCTTCCTGCGCCGGCACCGCTGCGACGTGGGCCAGGGCTACCTGTTCGACCGCCCCATCCCCAGCCATGAGTTGCTGCGGCGCCTGAAACGCTACCCACGCGGGCCAATGGACTGA